ACACCACTTGCCCACTCTCCTATGGCCATCACTAGCGCAGATTTGTCCATTGCCAAAGTCCTACCTCCGTCCAAATCGACGGAGATGTCTAGACAGACCAAAGTGAGTTCCAACGCAGCAGAAAGTACTTGGGCCTCAGCACGAGAAGGATCAataccatcttctccacttaATAAGGGCCTTGGTGGATGTCTGATTCCTATCGTCACCGCAAGCTCAAGTGCTTCCGGGCAAATGACGCTCAGCCATAGTGGTGAGTATCTTGCAGCATCTAACATCAATGCCAATGCCATCATGAATTTTTCCATGGCCATAGGGGAAAGAACCATACCCGCCCCAGCAGCTCTATACCGAGCACCCATCATTACCGCTCTCTCCTCCCGTATAGAAGAATCTTGAAAATGTTGCCAAAAGCGGTTGATGAGGGGCAGGATGAAGATCTCGACTGCAATATCTTTGAAAGGTACCACAGGAGGAGGTCGAACAAGTTGGCCCATTTGCGAGGCTGAAAGCGAGTTGACAGGGGCGACCTTCGGCCGCCTGATCTCGCCCACCCGTAAGCGCTTTTCACGAGCCAACTCTGGCACTGTTTCTTCACCTTTGCGCGCACCTTTTGATAAGATGAGATTACGCACCCCGTCAATGGCTTGGTCTAGTTGGTTGTCAGGGTCATAGCCCAGTAACCGGTTTGGAGGGACATCTACGCTACTAATGTATTTGTTGTGTAAggttggaggaagagttttAGAAGGGAAGTCGACGGATCGGGTTGTACGAGGCGCTTGAGGGACAGAGAGACCCGCGAGTTCTCGCGCCCCCATAGCGAGGGCAGTGAGAATAGATGCCTTGTGTTGTAATGAGAATTGAGGATTAAAGTATTGTTCGCAGAGGAATCTAGGTAATCAATTTCAGCTTTGGGTGATGGTACAGACCTTCAGGAAAAACTTACGGTGCTATCTGTCTGGGCGCACAAGCGACAAGCGCGTTTAACAACCcttgtttcttttcttcaaagtcttctATATCGAAACTGTCGTTTAGCCCCAGAACCATCAGAGCGATACCAACTGCATTCTCCGCTACATAACATCATAAGTAAGCCATCATATTTGCCCCATCATGGTAAACTCACCGAGCTCAGCGCCAAATTCTCTTTTTGCCCGGACGAGACCTTCGCCCCATCTCAGACCCATCTCCACACTTTCTGGCTTATCTCTCTCCTTTAACAGTGCTACCAGCTGCGGTACGTACACAGGCCTCTTAacctttttcttgttgGCTTCGTCTAATCCTAAGGACGGGTCGGCAGCAATTTCGTCGAGATACTCTGGAGCGGGCGATGGGGCtcgcgaagaagaggacgatgaagaggcatAGCCACTGAGAGGATCGTTTTGCTGGTCAGGATCAAGCATTATGATCTTgggtttcttcttccgaggtctaggtgaagatgatttggTGCTGGCAGGCCTAGTAGCCCGGCGGCCTTGCGAAGATATAGGTACTGGTTGCGGCTCGACTGTGGAAAACGATGGGATATCTTTCCAACCAAGCAACCACTGttcgtcctcgtccccAATTCTAGCACTGGCATCATTGACTCCCACATTGTCTCTTAACCATCtactctcctccttcccgtCGCCATTCCCTTCCCACATACCTTTGAACTTGAGTCGCACACTTCCACTTGGGGGGGTTGTGGTCTTGGGCTTCATGTCCATGTTGTCTTCGTCAACCTCTAGCCCTTTTCGCAACTCCTCAATTTCgtcctcttgcttctttttctccgATTGATCTTCCTGGGTTTCCGGTATTGTGAGCTCACTCATAATCTCCCCGACCACCATTCCTAAACGTCGTATGGAAGGATCAGGATGTGAGAGATATGACTGGAAGGCAAGAATAAACCGAGAACGGTGGGAGAGTTGAATTAACCAAGGAGAGTATGTTGGAAGTAATGAaagcgaaagaaggaggacatGTGTCAAACCTTCAACGTACACATTTAGTCCCTTGGCATTGACATTTAGACAAATACTTACTAAATTGTTCAGAGAACATTGAGAATTTGACGTATTTCGGATCTGTCCAAGTGTCTACTATGATCTCGATAAAAGCCTTTACCGCcacatctcctccttgtGCGATCCAACCCACGATCAATCTATTCCGTGCATGACCTCTCCAATCTCCTAGTCCCATACTAGacttccctttctttgccACTACGCTTTGCACTACTGCTTGCCAAGCTTCGCTGCCGACTTCGGGGTTGCCAACGATTGACTGAAATACCTGGACAGCACATTTGATACGCTCATCCGGCTTGTGCGGCTCCAGTGGATTGACGGGGTCAATGAGGTAGAACGATAAGTGCGTGGTAAGGGCATTAATCAAGGTCGAGAGAGTCGATGAAGGCAAGGGGAGAAACACCGATGGTAGAAAAGTGGGTGGATAAGGAggtaaaggaaaagaagatggtgggTGAAGATGTAAAAGCAGCGGTGGTAGTAGAGAGAACAGGAAAGATGGAGCTCTAGAGGTGGTATCTGGGGATTGGGAAGTAAGCAGACCGATATTGAAAAGCTTCTCGATGACTAGCCGTAAGGGTGTCACGTCTGTAGATATTGTCAGTCTGATAGGCAACACTTAAGCAAAGGCTACTTACCCGGTGAGGGACATTGCGACATCTCATACAGAAGACTTTCCAAACGTCTTATTAATCTATCAAAGTAGAGTCTTTCTATAATGTTAGAAGATATTCGGTGTTAGTGAAGGTTTCTGGCACTCACCTTGGTAGTAAAGTGACTGGGGCATTTATTGTGTCTCCTTCCAgttcccatcttccagtGGCATTTCCCGTCTTGGCCGGGATGCTGACAACTGACCTTAAGGCATCTTCCCATTGCAAAGTCTTCACTccatccttgccctccttTGTTATCCTTCCTTCGTTTGGAAATATACTATAGTAAAGGTCATCTAGCATAAACTCTGTCGATAGCGcatcaagaagagataagAGAAATGATCTCATCGCTTTTGAAAGGGTGGGCTGGCCCTGCTTTGGCGCATTGAGATATGAAGGAAGGGTAAGGTAAGAGACCAAGGCGATATTCCTTCGAATGTCTAATCCTTCAACCTTTTTCTGCGGGACGAACAGTCCCCGCACTAGCTCTTGGCTTCGGTCATCGAAAATAGAGACGAAGTGTGGTAGCACATCTTGAAGCAGCAAATTTTGTACTGCTGGCAGGTATCGTGCCAAAGCTTTGAGGTCTGTCGAAGGGATCGAAGATGGCGGTAAGCTTGTGGGATGGATGTGTAAGGCTAAAAGGGTTGCGGAGATCTGGAAAGTCAAGTCTTCTTGGGAAGGTGTTGGGAGACGTAGGAAGTCACGCAGTTGTTTGAGAGAACTCGCAAAGGCCATTGTGACATTGAGCCTGCTGGTGGCTGTTGTCAGATCACAACGCAGCACATAATCCTGGTAAATGGCTTTATAGCCAAGGTGATTGTTCCAAAGGAATCTCAATagaaatgatgatgtggaaCAAGACAACGTCACGCCACGACATTGCCAGCAGGAGTACTCGTACTTACTATTATTACCTTGTCCGATACGGTCTTTCGAAGACAGAATGCAAACAAATCGTGCCAGTGGTGCGTGCATCAACGGATCTGATTCAGATCTTTCAAcattcctcgtcctctAAAGCCATTTTGCATCTCCACTCCCTGATAATAATCAACCTTGATCCCCCGGAAAATGTCGTCTCTGCTCGAAGAATCGTATTCTGCTCCGCCTGTCTCTATCACCGGAAGCCaatcccctcctcctcctatCCAATCATACCAGCTCCGGCAATCTGTTTGTGAAGTCGAGACAGAGATTCTCATACAGACATTCGATGATCGGATATTGGTCATTGTTACTCAAAATGGTAAAGTAGGATGCCTTGTAAGTGTCTCCACAGCATCCAGTGATGCTCGCTGATCCCCCGCACAAAAGACCCAAGTCTCCCTCCCACAACAAAtacctctcccttctccaactaTTCCTTTACAGTCCAATAGCCATCCTTCAAATCTGCACATCCTCTCtatccttcctccgcctccgcctcaAGCATCTCTCACGCCCCTTTTGGGCTCACCACCTCAGCAGATTTTGCACGAGCTGTATGTTTCTCAAATAGCAACTCTAGTCTGGTGGGCATTGCAAACTAGCGGTCATGCGAGAAAGCATGTGGTAGTAGGCTTGGCTCTCAAGCAGAACGGAAATGGAGCGCGTGATGAGGACAGTGGTGACGAGGAGGCTCTTGTAGAaagcgaaagagaaagatatgCTGGAATCATGGATATGGTATCTCAATGGCCAGGCCCGGAGTAGACTACGAAATAAAACCTAGAATAAATATATGCATATTCCCTGCTGTTGTCAAGGAAGCTTATACAAACCAATGTATGTCCTCCGGGCCAAGCCAAAGGGAAAACTAGAACAAAGAATGAAATGCCGTATATAACAAAATGTCCGTACATAGGTGCGCGTACCAGCATCTCCCTACCAATTGTCCACGCAGAATCCAACCTACGAGTACTGTATATGAAGGTAGAAAGGTTTAAAAAGTCAAATAAAGGACGGAAAACCGTCCGAATGTAAATGTCAAATGTTGTCGTATCCGTATCTTCGGAATGTCATACTGTCATGCTAAAACGTGTCAAATTTATACACTCATGCCTTCGTGCGCGCAGGGCCCTCGGGATATTGAAACTCTGGCCTTTGTTGCCGCGCAAAATTAGCAGCCGCGTTCTCTTTTTCAGCTGCCATAGTAGCCTCTGTAACTATACACAAGAATTAGCATCACATCTCAAGCAAAGCGTACAATCAGCTTACTATTTCCGATACCAGCACGAGTACCCCATCCAGTTTCATGCAAAGTAAACAACGCGTACAGTTTCATGACCGCGCTACGACATCGTCAACAGGGCCCAAAGACAGATCATTACACAACTTACAAGTAGTAACCAAAGGCAATGAAAGCGGGGACGTAGATGATGTGCTTGGGGTTATTCCACAAGTGAGGTAAGAGCTTGAGCGTTCTTGTGCACATCAGCCAGACAATATACTATTAAATTGTCAGCCTTGAATCATCATGGACCAAACTTTGAAGATAGCTACTCACAGAAACGACAATATCCCAAGCTGCAAGATGGTAACCACCATCCAAAACATCTTTTGTACTCTTGAAGATCAAATAGATGACCAGACAAGGTCCAACAAGGAGGGTTAGGGGGTTGATAAATTTGTCAAGCATAGTGTAGGCAACGTAGGGGTGCTTTGTCCAGATATATCGCTCAGTGAAGATTGATCGGAAATCGGATCGCCAAGTGTTTCGAGTCCATCTCAGGACTTGCAAAAGGAAACGCCAATTGGGCTTCATAGTGGAAAGGAGTTCAGCCTCTTTGCAGACCTGGACGTAGGTGTTCCAACCATGAGACACCATCCATCGAGTGAGGAACTTGTCATCTCCAGAGTTGAGGTGATATTTGCCAAGCCAGAAGTCATTGGTGAAACCGTGGAGGAAATCGGGatctttgaggatgatagtACGGTAGGCCGCCGTTCGACCAGAAAGACATGGGATACCACCGTCAATGTGTGTAGCGGAGGCAATCTCAATGTTTCGAATGGTCAATCGGAACGCGGCAAGAACTTCCCAAACAGTCATCCGTGAGTTGACAGCCTTGACTCGCTGACTTGTTCCAACGCCTCCGACTTGCTGGTCCTCGAAACAAGCAAGAACATAGGGCAACAGAGTCTCGGGCCAGATAGCATCGTCATCGGCAAAGACAATGATATCGGTTGTGGTGTTACGAATACCGTGAGACATCTGGAGACGCTTGTTGGCGGCAGGGACAGTGAGGACACGAATACGCTCGGGATCAACTTGATTGGCAAGGTCTTGCAGAGGGCCTTCCATCTTGGCTTCGGTAACAATGATGATTTCCTTGGGGTTACCAGCAAGCCATGACTTGGCAGCGTCTGGACAAAAATGAGAGTCAGACTCATAGCGCAGTGCTTAATGATATAAACCTACCCTTAAACTCTTCACCGGCGTCAATGGTGGGAACGATGATCGTTACATCTTCATGTGCAACGTAGGTGGGGTTTTCGGGTAATGGAATGGGACGGTAGGTTGCTCTAGCTAGAAGACGAATGATGTACCAGAGGTATCGGTAGAATCTATTCAAGTCGTTAGAGAAACGTGTCGGGTGAATCAAGACAAGACAAAACAGCGCAGGACATACCCAATAACACCAAATGGCACGACTGTTCATCATTAGCGCAAACTCTTTACAGTAGAAAACAACATCCACGTACAGACTGGAAATTTATCTGCTGTGAGATACAACATATTACCAGCTGTCCAGTATCGAAAATGGTCAACCTAATTTCTTGTAAATTGATCGCGTTTTTGTAACTTGATCGCGTTGATTACTGCGTGCCGTTTCCTCGTGGCTCTACTGTTTCAACTGATGATGGACTGGAGGAGTGAGGAAGGCCGGTAGCGAGACTATAAGGCGACTGTTGTTTTAGGAggctggaggatggagaagggtgggaggaggagagaagagggacgAGGTCTGATATATAGGTGCGTCgctgggatggaaggagagagaaaggcgAAGATCTGGTGCAAGggcgggaagaggggaCGGAATATCTGAGAAATGAGTATTCGGTGGATGCCAGTATTAACGCGCGGACGAGTTCAAAGCACAGCCCGGGATCTTTTTTTCCTGGAGCCAGGCCTCGTTAGAAATAATCTCGGGCTACGAAATACCCTTAATAAAACGCGGGCCTGATTTTCGCACAAACAAAGAGCCAGTCGCGCTCGCTAGTCACGCACGCAGTATCGATGCATACAATATATAATAGTGTGGTGCCATCTTCGTGATTTACAAGCAAGCAACGTATATTATATCTCTCTACAAGGTGGACTTGCAGTCCAATAGGAAGGTGGAACAGTCACATCACATCATGGACGAGCCCAGGGGCTCAACCATAATAATTAGCACCCGCAGGATGCATCATAACACAAGCACGCAACTCAACGAGCGGACGTTCCCTGCCGTAGATCCGCGTCGCACATCCCGAAACAATATATCTATATCCGTTAAAATACGGAAGGAGAGGTGTCCGCCCTGTATACTTCTTGGCGGAAATCACGACCCCGGAAATGATAGCAGGTGGCGCGGCAGTACTCACATCTGCTAAAAAAGGAAGTGTGGATATACCATAATCTCTAAATATTATCGAGGTACTATCGATTATCCATTCGGTATCCATCAAAGTATGGATCTTGTGGGCGATCTTCTCTGTCCTTAGTCGTTTTGACTCTTTAGTAAAAACAGCTGCGTTCAAATGTGGTATCTCTGCAGGTTGCGTTTTGATATGCgctatttttttttattacCCTGTTGTGCACATAATTCCTTTTCATCAGCTTTGATTGACATGAATAGATAGGGAAAGGTTTAGATCCCTCTGAAGACAGTGTTGCCgcactttttttttattagCATATTACCCTTATCCATAGAAGCCTGGTCTCAGATGATATCTACAGACAAGTAGTAAAGCTTGGCAAAAGATCAGATACTGGACTGTGGACCTGGTCTGAAAATCAAGATTTGTTCAAGGATAATACATGTCGTTAGCGAGGAACCGTACGTATACCGACGTACGtagcagaagaagttgagagtGAAACAAGTTGAGAGAATGAGCGGAGAAGCGTAGAAGTCCGCAGATGCGATTCGCGTCTGCTGGCTGGCAAGGGCGCGGTTTCAGCATAATCGAATTGTGTTGTTCAAGCTTGCGCGTGTCTATTTGTCCATTACTATCCTCACTATCCCAAAATGCCCTCTCCGATAGCCACAGCACACGCAAAAAGGCTCTCCATATCGACCGATCCTTCGAGGAGCAAGATGGAGCAATGTAAGATGCGTCAATTCATATCGTACTCCCCGCTGACAAGCCCCCTAGTCACCTTTACCCTGGGCAAGCTGGATGCTGGTATGGTGAGTGGGTAGACACCTATAACTGCACATTGTTCACACTGTTGCAGGCCATCCTCCTTGGGCCGAACGCTCACCTGTTGGAATTTCCGTCACTACTCTTACCTACTCCATCACCTGGCACTCCCCCACTTGGTCCTGGATCTATTCTCACCATCACAGTTTCTCGCGATCTTGCTGCTGAATATGCCGCTCAGAAGGCTTTTAGAGACTTGCAAAATTCAATCTTGAACACTTTCAGCGTCCCTCCCAAGATTCCAGTTGTGAGGCTTCGAAATGTGACGCAGACAAATGTCACTATTGAATGGGATAGAATAGACGTCGGTAGCGCGGAGTTCAGAGGTTTGGAAATGCATCGGAATGGGCAGCGTTGGGGAAGGGTAGGAGGGGAGTATGGTGGCGGAGAACGAGAAAAGACAGAGTGGAAGACTGGTGGTCTTCAAAGTGGTGAAGAGTATACTTTCCAACTTGTCTTGTAAGTCCTCTTGATATCTAGCTTGGAACCTATCTCCAACGACCTTGTAGGAAAACCACGGCTGGTACATATCCGTCAAACATAATTCGAGTTCGAACACATACCATGGAGTGAGTTGCAATATTCTACTTGTTTCCAACTGCTTACAACCATGTAGCAATCTCACTGGTCTTTTGATATGTTTCGGGCCTTTGCACCCACCACAACTCGTGGACCAGCTTCGTCATTGTCTGCGCCAGATTGGTGCTCGTGAATCTCCATACGTTGCGCTCGATACCACACATTTTGTTTGCACTACCCCAATGGTTGGCAGTGACGAGCATGGTCGAGGAGGCGGAGTGGATCCCGAATACCAAGAAGCGTTGAGGATGAATTTGCCCGTCGTTGGGCCAGGATGGTTGTTCGCCGTTGCCGACCAGCGCAAGTACGTCACGTTTATTTGCCTATGGTTATCCCGACGTTAATGTTCCATAGACTTTTCCCTATCTCCAGTTatattcttccatctctacCATCCAACACTTCACTGGACACCGCTCCTCCCCCCTTCCGACGCCCCTCTCCAATCAAGCGCGCCTCACTTCCAATCCCTTCCGCCCCCCAATCGCCTATCAAGGATAAAGAAGACGTCCCAAGATCACCTAGCCCAGAAACAATTGCTAGAATGAGCATGGTTCCGGCTTCACCTACTTTGCCCAGTCATGCTCCAAGTGACTTTAAtgagcaaagaagagaaagtttGGCAGCTATGGAGATTCCTAGCGTGAAAAGTCCCAGAGCAGAAGCGCACGAGCCCGCTAGGTCTAGGAGCCCCAAGCCAGAAGCCGATGGAAAGCTCGATAGGTGAGTAAATGTATCCACTTCAAACAGCTCTTTGCTCATTAAAAACAGAGGCTTCAAGTTCCCGCTTTCCAACCCTGCTTCTGCcacctcctcgtcctcccaatcatcccctctttctcggAGCCAGatttccccttccaccgCTGGAGACGCGCAAGTGCCCGTGACAGACCTTGCGTCAACGCTTGTTTCGGCCCCTGGAGCTGCTCAAGCGACATATGACTACGCGGACATCCCTGTGCAgtcattctcctctcctgccgaaatcgaagaagaagtgaagaGAATCAGCACGCCGCCTATAGTCGTGGAAGAACCTCGCGTCGCGACGGAACAGCTTCCAACTAAGACTGAGATGCCTGTCCAAATCAACGGACAacaagaaagggaagaaggaaaagcacAGACTATCGATGAGGCAGTGAAGAAGTTTGGCGATGTTATCTCTGGGGCCGCAAGCAATCTCCACGAAGAGTCGCCTGCGCCGTCTATCCTTTCTGTGAACGCGGAAACAGCCACCAACCCTGGTACCGACTACCATGCAGCTGAGAACTCACAGACTGGACCATTAGAGAATCCTAAGCCTCTCGAACAACCCCCAGCTTCCTCAGAGGAACCGCCGTCCGAAAAATCAACTACAAAAGCGGAGGAAACAAATGTACTTACAGAGGTCGTTGAGAGTGTGCAATTGATTCCGGTCAAGGATGCAGAGGTTGAGGACGGAAcagatgaaaaggaggacATGGACTTAAAATCTAGGTCCCCAGGAGATAATGTGAAAATAGACAGCTCTCCCTCACCCGctaagaaggaggaagatacGCATTCAAATGTTGAGCCACCCAAAGAAGCAACAGTTGCCGACCCAGAGCCTCCATCTGATACTATTCCTGAAACTGTGACACCGGCAACATCTACTCCCGCAGGAAGCAACCGAAGCACTCCCGTCTCAAAATcacaaaagaagaagaacaagaagaagaagaaggcgcaGGCATCAGCCACTGCTACGGCTCCGCGTGAGGAGTCTGAAGCGAACGGTAATGACGAGGGATTGGAAGACATAGACCTCAATTAAGTCGAGTTGCTTTTGACGTTTTGGGAATACGTCGCATGTATATCAATCAGTGTAAGGGGAACTTATGCCAGAAGCTCTGAGGAATTCAATTGTGATCTCTGTAAATAATAGTGATGTGGTCTCCCGTCGAACATCAGTTCTTAATATACATCTTTCGGAGTTTGGTCCAAACGCTGGCTTATGAGCAGCTATAAAGATTGGAGATAACACTGTGACTTCCCTGGTTACCATTttgatgaaggtgatgatTGCATTTAGTGTCGAATAACATACCCTGAAGCCCAATCTTGGCTTTGGATCATTTGACATTGGTTTGAGCTCTATAAAAAAGGAGAACGGCTTGGCTCAACGCATCTTCCGACGAGCTCGCTGGAACAATTGTTTGTCTGTCGTTAAGCTGCCTAAGTTAGCATCTATAAAAATGAAAGCTGAATTCATCAATTTTTCCATGACGATGCTCAGACGCATGACAATATATGCTGGACAAAATAATAGTCACGATATTCTCAGTCGTAATAATAATACTCAGATACGTATAATTAATACgtaaagaaaaaagagctCTCATTAATATACCTCGCCATATCTAGGTTCCACAcagctcctccaccttgtGATCAATCGACGTCAATTGACGTCAGTCCGCCGTGAAACTTTAGACCGGTCTGCACAACCAAATCCTTTAattttccatttttcaGGCATATATAGCCCCAACGGCAGTATGCATCTCTCCCGTCATCACGAACATATTCAGACGTACCATTAACTGAGCGCATAAACCTCTTCAAAAATGTCCGCCAACGAACAAATTAGACAAAACGAGCAGGCTATCAACTCCTACTCTGCTAAAACTGGTGCTGGGAAGCAGAGTGACTCAAGTATGTCACTCCTTTTCATTAGAGAACATCGTTGACAAAGTCTCTTAACTCGTGCATTGTTAGCTGTCGACTCAGGCGTTAACGAACAGGTCACTGCGCAATTCCCCGGCTCTACCGTCCAGGTGGGCGGTACCAAGCGAGGGGAAAACCCTCCTATTCccgatgaagaaggaggtggtaTTAACCCCGGGACAGGGCAGTGAGTTGTTAAAGAAGTTACTCCTTAGGGCCCGATAACTGATTGTCCCAATGCTTTAGCCAAACAAAGGCTCAGGATTTTGAGGGCCCTGGAGGGCCAGAGGAAAAGCAAGCCCGAACAGCGTACCAAAGGCCTGGCGACCAGAATGTCCCCAACTTTTTGGAGCAGGGACAGTAAAGTGTATAAAATGATTTAAGCCATATGCTGGGGAGTTATTGAAGGAAGACAAGCATAGTCATTCATGGCCAAATTTGTAAGATGATAGTGATTACTAGTAGCAAGGCTCGTCAGTAGTGCAACTTGCTGCCACAATATTATTACCTAAAGCTAAAATGTTTGCCCTTACTCATTTACCAGCAGTCACTGCATCCACGGACGAATATCTTTCTGTTACGCTAGGTCAAACATTACATAAACATCATCAATAATCTCATCTAAGTGCCGTATAATATAAAACCGAACGGGAAAAAACGTTGGCGATAAAATGTCATCATCTATTATCATCTATATCATCTTCTATGAAATATGTAAAGATCTATCCAGCACAAGTAACGAAATGCTAAACATAGTGGCTACAGAAGAGCGGTACAAAGATATTTTATGCACACACTAGTAACTAAATATATAtcgccttttctttccaaagGGATAGATGGCGACCGTGGATGCGAAGAGTCCAACTGCAAGGCCGACTCCAACCTACGGTATTGCATTAGTCCTCATCCAGAATTTTAACCTTGATGTGAGAAGTTGACTGACAAGAATCATTCGTATGCTAACAATAATGGCGGTATTGATTTCTTGCTCATTATTGCTATTAGTCGAGTCGCTTTGGTCACTACTGCTAGTACCTAGTCCACCGGCGGCCGCGATTGCATTGGGCACAAGGAGTAGGATACCACAAACCATTGAAGGGAATGCCGAGCCTCTTCCAAGACGAGAATAAAGGTTGCCCAGAACTCTAGCAGAAGCGCAAAGTCAACATACAGGGCATAATCGCAAGTAGAAGAGGCTTTTTACCCAACAGCAAACGCCGATACCGCGGATGTAACGTTGATCTGCGAAATTTGCTATATTTTAGGCCATTATAGTTAACAGACTGTCCCAGATATTCCAGATTACGTACCCCTGAAAGGAAGTAGTTGACAACGTAGCCAGCGCAAGCCACAAGGACCATGACAACAATATCCTTGGAACGCCAATCCGCTCGAAACCACACCGCAAGAGAGAATGCAAATATCGGCACCAGTAAGAAAAGCCACCAGTCGCTGGCTGTGTTGATGCTGTTAGCATTATCTTTATCTCTCAAACTTCTAAGTCACTCGACATACGCTCTGTGTACCACCAATAATCCCAACTGGGATCACGATAGCACAGCACCTCAGTTGTATTGGCGTCTGAACTATCCGAATGGTTCCCTGGCTGAGACGGCCCAAAAGAGTCCCAAATCTCGCTACCAATGCCCAAACCtagggagaggaagagggt
Above is a genomic segment from Cryptococcus deuterogattii R265 chromosome 8, complete sequence containing:
- a CDS encoding telomere length regulation protein yields the protein MAFASSLKQLRDFLRLPTPSQEDLTFQISATLLALHIHPTSLPPSSIPSTDLKALARYLPAVQNLLLQDVLPHFVSIFDDRSQELVRGLFVPQKKVEGLDIRRNIALVSYLTLPSYLNAPKQGQPTLSKAMRSFLLSLLDALSTEFMLDDLYYSIFPNEGRITKEGKDGVKTLQWEDALRSVVSIPAKTGNATGRWELEGDTINAPVTLLPRLYFDRLIRRLESLLYEMSQCPSPDVTPLRLVIEKLFNIGLLTSQSPDTTSRAPSFLFSLLPPLLLHLHPPSSFPLPPYPPTFLPSVFLPLPSSTLSTLINALTTHLSFYLIDPVNPLEPHKPDERIKCAVQVFQSIVGNPEVGSEAWQAVVQSVVAKKGKSSMGLGDWRGHARNRLIVGWIAQGGDVAVKAFIEIIVDTWTDPKYVKFSMFSEQFSLTHVLLLSLSLLPTYSPWLIQLSHRSRFILAFQSYLSHPDPSIRRLGMVVGEIMSELTIPETQEDQSEKKKQEDEIEELRKGLEVDEDNMDMKPKTTTPPSGSVRLKFKGMWEGNGDGKEESRWLRDNVGVNDASARIGDEDEQWLLGWKDIPSFSTVEPQPVPISSQGRRATRPASTKSSSPRPRKKKPKIIMLDPDQQNDPLSGYASSSSSSSRAPSPAPEYLDEIAADPSLGLDEANKKKVKRPVYVPQLVALLKERDKPESVEMGLRWGEGLVRAKREFGAELAENAVGIALMVLGLNDSFDIEDFEEKKQGLLNALVACAPRQIAPFLCEQYFNPQFSLQHKASILTALAMGARELAGLSVPQAPRTTRSVDFPSKTLPPTLHNKYISSVDVPPNRLLGYDPDNQLDQAIDGVRNLILSKGARKGEETVPELAREKRLRVGEIRRPKVAPVNSLSASQMGQLVRPPPVVPFKDIAVEIFILPLINRFWQHFQDSSIREERAVMMGARYRAAGAGMVLSPMAMEKFMMALALMLDAARYSPLWLSVICPEALELAVTIGIRHPPRPLLSGEDGIDPSRAEAQVLSAALELTLVCLDISVDLDGGRTLAMDKSALVMAIGEWASGVFKVESEGGEVSAGQGGRIEGKIKAEAAGVVVKVGEIGEKWGRMGMEMGF
- a CDS encoding polysaccharide synthase Cps1p, whose amino-acid sequence is MLYLTADKFPVFVPFGVIGFYRYLWYIIRLLARATYRPIPLPENPTYVAHEDVTIIVPTIDAGEEFKDAAKSWLAGNPKEIIIVTEAKMEGPLQDLANQVDPERIRVLTVPAANKRLQMSHGIRNTTTDIIVFADDDAIWPETLLPYVLACFEDQQVGGVGTSQRVKAVNSRMTVWEVLAAFRLTIRNIEIASATHIDGGIPCLSGRTAAYRTIILKDPDFLHGFTNDFWLGKYHLNSGDDKFLTRWMVSHGWNTYVQVCKEAELLSTMKPNWRFLLQVLRWTRNTWRSDFRSIFTERYIWTKHPYVAYTMLDKFINPLTLLVGPCLVIYLIFKSTKDVLDGGYHLAAWDIVVSYIVWLMCTRTLKLLPHLWNNPKHIIYVPAFIAFGYYFAVMKLYALFTLHETGWGTRAGIGNITEATMAAEKENAAANFARQQRPEFQYPEGPARTKA